One Salvia splendens isolate huo1 chromosome 22, SspV2, whole genome shotgun sequence DNA segment encodes these proteins:
- the LOC121787036 gene encoding uncharacterized protein LOC121787036, with product MKIIEVSAGALTNFELLDLLRSRGAGKDASRAIATVSQSEFKVFDYLEGTVACNQTREIINNFVAECQKFDLAKAEILNIVNIRPRNEPELFPLIEECESRMEDKAEELVEIITRILPPHPSQVDEANEEAAEGEEEETEPDQAAEGEGEGQEEEEEMEP from the exons ATGAAAAT AATTGAGGTCAGCGCCGGCGCTCTCACTAATTTTGAATTGCTTGATCTCTTGAGATCAAGAGGGGCAGGAAAGGATGCCTCACGAGCTATTGCAACCGTATCTCAATCTGAGTTCAAG GTTTTTGATTATTTAGAGGGGACTGTTGCTTGCAATCAAACAAGGGAAATTATCAATAACTTTGTTGCCGAGTGCCAAAAATTTGACCTTGCAAAGGCAGAGATTCTTAATATTGTGAATATAAGACCAAGAAATGAACCTGAGCTTTTCCCG CTCATCGAGGAATGCGAGTCACGTATGGAAGATAAGGCTGAAGAGCTTGTAGAGATCATCACAAGGATATTGCCACCTCATCCGTCTCAGGTGGATGAAGCAAACGAGGAAGCTGCTGagggggaagaagaagagaccGAGCCTGATCAGGCTGctgaaggggaaggggaagggcaagaagaagaagaagagatggaGCCTTAA